In Zea mays cultivar B73 chromosome 7, Zm-B73-REFERENCE-NAM-5.0, whole genome shotgun sequence, the following proteins share a genomic window:
- the LOC100285459 gene encoding undecaprenyl pyrophosphate synthetase, with amino-acid sequence MMLLALHSPSTGTVAWRRRRPAPLPAISRRARIIRPSPFALSTAAATDTSTGHAPATADREAPLLQLLHSGVRAESLPRHVGLVIDGHARWARARGLSVSEGHAVGRRTVEHTVRLSRAWGIRVLTVFACSHENMTTRPKAEMDFFMQLYEGFIRDNVDQFCREGIRLHLIGDSPGLPASLLRAAREANQLATQSESEMVLMLAMGYSGRRDILRACQELATEVQRNLLRPEDIDEALIAGKLGTSIAGGELSYPDLVIRTSGELRLSNFLLWQSAFAELFFSDVMWPDFGEDEYLGALRSYQTRQRRFGQRK; translated from the exons ATGATGCTGCTTGCACTGCATTCTCCATCTACCGGTACCGTCGCTTGGCGTCGTCGTCGTCCGGCTCCATTACCCGCCATCTCGCGCCGCGCTCGCATTATCCGGCCGTCTCCATTCGCTCTGTCCACCGCGGCGGCCACGGACACGAGCACCGGCCATGCCCCGGCCACGGCCGATCGCGAGGCGCCGCTACTCCAGCTCCTCCACAGCGGGGTGCGGGCAGAGTCGCTGCCGCGGCACGTAGGGTTGGTGATCGATGGGCACGCGAGATGGGCGCGCGCCAGGGGGCTGTCGGTGTCGGAGGGCCACGCGGTTGGGCGGCGCACGGTGGAGCACACGGTGCGACTGTCGCGAGCGTGGGGCATCCGCGTGCTCACCGTCTTCGCCTGCTCCCACGAGAACATGACGACCCGCCCCAAG GCGGAGATGGACTTCTTCATGCAGCTGTACGAGGGGTTTATCCGTGACAACGTCGACCAGTTCTGCAGGGAGGGAATCCGGCTGCATCTCATCGGCGACTCGCCGGGATTGCCAGCGTCCCTGCTGCGCGCGGCGAGGGAAGCCAACCAGCTGGCCACGCAGAGCGAGTCGGAGATGGTCCTGATGCTGGCCATGGGCTACAGCGGGCGGCGGGACATACTGCGGGCGTGCCAAGAGCTCGCCACGGAGGTGCAGCGGAACCTGCTGAGGCCAGAGGACATCGACGAGGCGCTCATCGCCGGGAAGCTGGGGACCAGTATCGCCGGCGGCGAGCTCTCTTACCCCGACCTGGTCATCAGGACCAGCGGCGAGCTGCGGCTGAGCAACTTCCTGCTGTGGCAGTCCGCATTCGCGGAGCTCTTCTTCTCTGACGTCATGTGGCCGGATTTTGGGGAGGACGAGTACCTCGGGGCCTTGCGTTCCTACCAGACCAGACAACGGCGCTTCGGCCAACGAAAGTAG
- the LOC100276212 gene encoding uncharacterized protein, producing MRSTHLVDGDLASASAMGGHSDRLFRALAVASLYILIRRWRAFGVGLSERPAPAEIAAVAALCTSVAWLYVLPALGLRRSTHRRRHQD from the coding sequence ATGCGCTCGACCCACCTCGTCGACGGCGACCTTGCTTCGGCCTCGGCGATGGGAGGCCACTCCGACCGTCTGTTCAGGGCGCTGGCTGTCGCTTCCCTCTACATTCTTATCCGCCGGTGGCGCGCCTTTGGGGTCGGCCTCAGCGAGCGGCCGGCGCCGGCGGAGATCGCTGCCGTGGCTGCGCTCTGCACCTCCGTGGCGTGGCTGTACGTTCTCCCAGCCCTTGGTCTCCGCCGGAGCACGCACCGACGTCGGCACCAAGATTAG
- the LOC100277221 gene encoding uncharacterized protein LOC100277221 precursor, whose protein sequence is MALFKCMCVFLVSLLLTLTFTNAQGGASQRTLPPFPCIPGQQRPPWLPPCPPPPAECYTSLSGLKPCVDFLTHTGVPPAPPTSACCDGLRSLVTDAPICLCHVVNGDINELLPTPMVPVRMVALPRLCAVPFPRATLRQCIRGHVPPMTPPPPEASPPESPSTLPASSSSTLSAASPPTPPASSPSSTNSTSDITARVTANSTNNIATGTAVDSTTGVTIDSTADTSDGATGITVKSIVDDSSYATGDSIPIILITTHILKVVVQSSKNRYAF, encoded by the exons ATGGCTCTGTTCAAGTGCATGTGTGTCTTCTTAGTCTCGCTTCTGCTCACCCTCACCTTCACCAACGCCCAGGGTGGAGCTTCACAGCGGACGCTCCCGCCATTTCCCTGCATCCCAGGCCAGCAACGACCCCCATGGCTGCCACCCTGTCCGCCGCCGCCAGCTGAGTGCTACACATCCCTATCAGGGCTGAAGCCATGCGTGGACTTCCTCACCCACACCGGGGTGCCACCGGCGCCACCCACGAGCGCCTGCTGCGACGGTCTCAGGTCGCTCGTCACTGACGCGCCCATCTGCCTGTGTCACGTCGTCAACGGTGACATCAACGAGCTTCTGCCGACGCCCATGGTACCCGTGCGCATGGTGGCGCTCCCCCGCTTGTGTGCTGTCCCCTTCCCACGTGCCACGCTCCGCCAGTGCATCA GAGGGCATGTGCCACCTATGACCCCACCTCCACCAGAAGCATCACCGCCGGAATCACCATCGACTCTACCAGCATCATCATCGTCAACTCTGTCAGCAGCATCACCACCGACACCACCAGCATCATCACCGTCGTCGACTAACTCCACCAGCGACATCACCGCTAGAGTCACCGCCAACTCCACCAACAACATCGCCACCGGAACCGCCGTCGACTCAACCACCGGAGTCACCATTGACTCCACCGCCGACACTAGTGACGGCGCCACCGGAATCACCGTCAAATCCATCGTCGACGACAGTAGCTATGCCACCGGCGACTCCATCCCCATCATCTTAATCACGACACATATTTTAAAAGTAGTAGTACAGTCTAGTAAAAATAGATATGCATTTTAG